In Paenibacillus sp. G2S3, a single window of DNA contains:
- a CDS encoding YhcN/YlaJ family sporulation lipoprotein: protein MMRSKISMSVSAALLLGLVSITGCGTNTAEKTNVQTNSVRGVNDGRIGVNSVRGGTMGTHNITKMEVSQELADRIAAMPEVRTANVMLAGKNAYVAVTLHDTTTGLRAKGTTSYRAKSSTVPHNYGPTGVMSGTGRVKIGRDGMNDTGAVTNGTNGTLRGTVNTVPGTTSTGPATRNGTLGMGSMGTGTGTTGMGTHRNGTTGMGSLGTGTGTTGTRTHTYNNGPLLNSNGSKHDVNMGMGIGNGMGMGTRNATGTGMTDGLGTGMGIRSTTPNYTNSTHGTNYRSNSTHMNSTNSTHMNSTNNTMHTKETDTVTKEIKAKIAAEIKKHDATIKDVYVSANPDFVDRVNVYAEEARAGHPIKGFVDEFRTMVERIFPTRNY from the coding sequence ATGATGCGATCCAAGATCAGCATGTCAGTCTCAGCCGCATTACTTCTAGGCTTGGTGAGTATTACAGGGTGTGGGACGAATACGGCAGAAAAGACTAATGTGCAAACTAATAGTGTCCGGGGCGTAAATGACGGACGTATCGGTGTAAACTCCGTACGCGGAGGAACGATGGGTACGCATAATATTACTAAGATGGAGGTCAGTCAGGAACTCGCTGATCGTATTGCCGCTATGCCTGAAGTTCGCACAGCGAACGTAATGCTTGCAGGTAAGAATGCGTATGTCGCCGTAACATTGCATGATACAACTACTGGACTTCGGGCCAAAGGTACTACATCCTATAGAGCTAAATCGTCTACAGTTCCTCACAATTATGGACCGACTGGGGTAATGTCGGGTACAGGAAGAGTGAAAATTGGACGCGATGGGATGAATGATACAGGGGCCGTAACGAATGGAACGAACGGAACCTTAAGAGGTACTGTGAATACAGTCCCTGGTACAACAAGCACTGGACCTGCAACCAGAAATGGAACGCTTGGCATGGGAAGTATGGGGACGGGTACAGGTACGACAGGTATGGGGACTCACAGAAATGGAACAACCGGTATGGGAAGTTTGGGAACAGGTACAGGGACTACTGGGACAAGAACCCATACTTATAATAATGGACCTCTGCTGAACAGCAACGGTTCGAAGCATGATGTTAATATGGGGATGGGCATTGGTAACGGAATGGGTATGGGAACTAGAAACGCAACAGGAACAGGAATGACCGATGGTTTGGGAACAGGAATGGGCATTCGCAGTACCACTCCAAACTACACCAATAGTACCCATGGTACGAATTATAGAAGTAATTCGACTCACATGAACAGCACCAATTCGACTCACATGAATAGCACAAATAACACTATGCATACGAAAGAAACTGATACAGTTACTAAAGAAATTAAAGCAAAAATCGCTGCCGAAATTAAAAAACATGATGCAACAATTAAGGATGTATACGTATCAGCAAATCCAGACTTTGTAGATCGTGTCAACGTTTATGCCGAAGAGGCTCGTGCGGGTCATCCGATCAAAGGTT
- a CDS encoding glycosyltransferase family 4 protein, giving the protein MKVLFTFYIPSGGVETLNKLRCESLQRNGIECHVLYLMPGSGSQNKANFPVFISSIDEEIKEVLDTHNYDAIIVTSDYLLLKRLRELGYGGILIYESQGLGKRSHAEDLIKDAIPYFRSYCNAVLIPPTDHLLELFIEICPWLHRYVIPNIVDVQSFQHIPAEPPADPVIAWVGRLESNKNWREYLRIAHQIRLHKPNLHLWMFHDPELATEDQKLSFQEELHALGLNDRLSTFTNIPNHVMPIYYSSIANSGGFLLSTSVTEGFGYAVAEAICCTCPVLSTDSDGVRSFIVHNISGKFYPLGNIETAVNEGLELMNNMPLRNALRQQGRNYMVSRYGSEKYAQSFREMMNSFAIF; this is encoded by the coding sequence ATGAAAGTTTTATTCACGTTTTATATACCGAGTGGCGGGGTGGAGACCTTAAACAAGCTGCGGTGTGAGAGTCTCCAGCGTAATGGGATTGAATGCCATGTTTTATATCTAATGCCTGGTTCAGGAAGCCAGAATAAGGCTAACTTTCCGGTGTTCATTTCCTCTATAGATGAGGAGATTAAAGAAGTACTTGATACCCATAACTATGATGCCATTATTGTTACATCCGATTATTTATTGCTGAAGCGTCTGCGTGAGCTCGGTTACGGCGGTATTTTGATATACGAATCTCAAGGACTTGGAAAACGCAGTCATGCGGAAGACCTAATCAAAGACGCTATTCCTTATTTCCGCTCCTACTGTAACGCTGTCCTAATCCCACCAACGGATCATTTACTGGAGCTGTTTATTGAAATCTGTCCATGGCTGCATCGGTATGTCATTCCCAATATTGTTGATGTCCAGTCTTTTCAGCATATCCCTGCCGAGCCTCCCGCAGATCCGGTCATCGCTTGGGTAGGGCGTTTGGAGAGCAACAAAAATTGGCGAGAATATTTGAGAATTGCCCATCAAATTCGCCTTCACAAACCAAACCTTCATTTATGGATGTTTCATGACCCTGAATTAGCCACAGAAGATCAAAAGCTATCCTTCCAAGAAGAATTGCATGCCTTAGGTCTGAATGACCGTTTAAGTACCTTTACCAATATCCCTAACCATGTGATGCCCATTTATTATTCGTCCATAGCTAATTCTGGAGGGTTCCTGTTATCCACTTCAGTTACAGAAGGATTTGGCTATGCCGTTGCGGAAGCCATTTGCTGCACTTGTCCTGTACTTAGCACGGATTCTGACGGGGTTAGATCCTTTATTGTGCATAATATCTCAGGTAAATTTTATCCGCTTGGCAACATCGAAACCGCCGTCAATGAAGGGCTAGAGCTAATGAACAATATGCCACTACGAAATGCACTCCGCCAGCAAGGAAGAAATTATATGGTTTCACGTTACGGTTCGGAAAAATATGCGCAGTCTTTTCGTGAAATGATGAACTCCTTTGCCATCTTCTAA
- a CDS encoding glycosyltransferase family 4 protein gives MKLIFPVLTLTRGGAQRMLAELTNRLTEIGHEVTILLPSDGVVEYEMKCELVYAKTGELAASDFPVGDVIISNFYTTVEVSQRASEDGKGVHVRLALCYEPTFLPDNNRSFSSYNITPNLLVLSRWQQGIVQMNHGIKGRIVPIGVGQVFRNLKIRDPKKRLVISAIMRKTEGGFSAHREQNYLLQQLNKVKAQHPEVELYLISPPGEQAESPTLQTLVNDERYQIRTPANDAELCFHYSESDIFVSSSTYDTGSLPGIEAMRCGAALVTVYSGGNMEYCTHGHNCLMSYRFQNRLADDIITLIRDPALRQRLARKGEQVSQDFTWEKSTQILQNVLFEIVSRNPS, from the coding sequence ATGAAGTTAATATTTCCTGTTCTAACTCTAACCAGGGGTGGGGCGCAGCGTATGCTGGCAGAGCTGACTAATCGTCTTACAGAAATTGGTCATGAAGTGACGATCCTCTTACCCAGCGATGGTGTCGTAGAATACGAGATGAAATGTGAACTGGTCTATGCAAAAACAGGAGAACTGGCAGCAAGCGATTTTCCTGTAGGAGATGTGATTATCTCCAACTTCTATACCACAGTCGAGGTATCGCAGCGGGCAAGTGAAGACGGTAAAGGCGTTCATGTTCGATTGGCGCTTTGTTATGAGCCAACCTTTTTACCTGACAATAACCGTTCTTTTTCATCGTATAATATTACGCCTAACCTACTCGTTCTTTCGCGCTGGCAACAAGGAATTGTCCAGATGAATCATGGAATTAAAGGGAGAATCGTGCCAATCGGTGTAGGCCAAGTTTTTAGAAATCTTAAAATCCGTGATCCTAAAAAAAGGCTGGTAATTTCCGCGATTATGCGCAAGACAGAAGGTGGATTCTCAGCTCACCGTGAGCAGAATTATTTACTTCAACAATTAAACAAGGTTAAAGCCCAACATCCAGAGGTTGAACTTTATTTAATTTCTCCTCCCGGAGAACAAGCGGAATCTCCAACGCTTCAAACCCTAGTGAACGATGAACGTTACCAAATAAGGACTCCAGCGAATGATGCTGAACTTTGTTTCCATTATAGTGAGAGCGACATTTTTGTGAGTTCGAGTACGTATGATACAGGTTCGTTGCCAGGAATCGAGGCTATGCGTTGCGGCGCGGCGCTCGTTACGGTTTACTCCGGTGGGAATATGGAATATTGCACGCATGGCCATAACTGCTTAATGTCTTACCGATTTCAGAACCGGCTTGCAGATGACATTATAACCTTAATCAGAGACCCGGCTTTACGCCAACGATTGGCTCGTAAGGGTGAACAGGTTTCACAGGATTTCACTTGGGAAAAAAGCACACAAATACTTCAAAATGTGCTATTTGAGATTGTATCAAGAAATCCATCTTAG
- a CDS encoding glycosyltransferase translates to MSEEPKVSVIIPFYNCPYVDLAIQSVVEQSYSNIEIIVIDDGSTLWREKLEPFMDKIIYKRKNNGGTASALNKGIDVATGTYFAWLSADDLFHPNKIKHQMQMLKSTGTLFNYTAYYYINEQGKRISETISMIFDSRAQLIETMMLGCPVNGSTVLLHMDILRAVGKFNEKFLYTQDYDLWLRILPYYTWSYIEEPLLDYRVHNEMGSVIHKEEQTREIEQVQARHHRVLSRLLLKERRR, encoded by the coding sequence ATGAGTGAAGAACCTAAAGTGTCGGTAATCATTCCTTTTTATAACTGTCCATACGTGGATCTCGCGATTCAAAGCGTCGTGGAACAAAGTTACTCGAACATAGAGATCATTGTAATTGATGATGGGTCTACTCTTTGGAGGGAGAAGCTTGAACCCTTCATGGATAAGATCATTTATAAGCGAAAAAATAATGGAGGAACCGCCTCCGCGCTAAACAAAGGAATAGACGTGGCTACGGGAACCTATTTTGCCTGGTTAAGTGCTGACGATTTATTTCATCCGAATAAAATCAAACATCAGATGCAAATGCTCAAGAGCACAGGCACTTTGTTTAATTATACAGCCTACTATTATATAAACGAGCAGGGTAAGCGGATTTCCGAGACGATAAGTATGATTTTTGACAGTAGGGCACAGCTTATTGAGACCATGATGTTAGGCTGCCCGGTGAATGGAAGTACTGTGCTTCTTCATATGGATATTTTACGCGCAGTTGGAAAATTCAATGAGAAATTTTTATATACACAAGATTATGATCTATGGCTGCGTATTTTGCCGTATTATACATGGTCTTATATAGAGGAACCGCTGCTTGATTACCGAGTTCATAACGAGATGGGCTCAGTAATTCACAAAGAGGAGCAGACAAGGGAGATTGAGCAGGTACAAGCAAGACATCACCGGGTTCTATCGCGGTTGTTGCTAAAGGAGAGAAGGAGATGA
- a CDS encoding class I SAM-dependent methyltransferase, with protein MYRVIEVNDFLPILLEQLKFCESILDIGSGTGTLLERYEAAVVLGLEIHRPYLLHRKYKSPHIIPVHGDACHMDKLFLPKTFSAVTFIDSIEHFEKKEGQRLLGMAERIAYNRVVVFTPRGFFPQEGMDHYHLQGEHYQKHRSGWEPEDFMELGYAVTVLKGFHHAQNPSFREAFGESHAPVDALLACKTV; from the coding sequence ATGTACCGGGTAATTGAAGTGAATGACTTTCTACCAATCTTATTGGAACAATTGAAATTCTGTGAAAGTATACTGGATATCGGCAGCGGCACCGGTACCCTGCTTGAACGGTATGAAGCCGCAGTAGTCCTTGGACTAGAAATTCACAGACCTTACCTACTGCATCGTAAATATAAATCACCTCATATTATTCCTGTGCACGGGGATGCTTGTCATATGGATAAATTATTCCTTCCTAAGACGTTCTCAGCGGTCACTTTTATCGATTCCATAGAACACTTTGAAAAGAAGGAAGGACAGAGATTACTCGGGATGGCAGAGAGGATCGCCTATAATCGTGTAGTCGTATTTACACCTCGGGGTTTTTTTCCGCAGGAGGGAATGGACCATTATCACTTGCAAGGAGAACATTATCAAAAGCACCGGAGCGGATGGGAGCCGGAGGACTTTATGGAGCTGGGGTATGCTGTAACTGTACTTAAAGGCTTTCATCATGCTCAAAATCCATCGTTTCGTGAAGCGTTTGGTGAAAGTCATGCTCCGGTAGATGCCTTATTGGCTTGCAAAACAGTATAA
- a CDS encoding glycosyltransferase, with protein MRPKVSVVIPFYNCPYIEHALQSVLSQSWEPYEIIVVDDGSTVHADLIRPYFPRIHYLGKSNGGTASALNHGILHATGDYVAWLSSDDLFYRDKINNQVLFMEQNHLLISYTNFNYINGQSQLIQMNAAQLFPSYLDYLRCFLQGNPINGCTVMFKREVFGAIGLFNESLPYTHDYDLWYRAILNGYAPVMLNQSLTAYRNHEGMGTLKYYDVIMAEAAATNARYKGPLQHLISSMGG; from the coding sequence ATGAGACCGAAAGTATCGGTAGTGATCCCTTTTTATAACTGCCCTTATATAGAGCATGCCTTGCAAAGTGTGCTTTCACAGTCTTGGGAACCTTACGAAATCATCGTCGTCGATGACGGCTCGACCGTTCATGCAGATCTGATTCGACCGTATTTTCCGCGAATTCATTATTTGGGAAAAAGCAACGGAGGAACCGCCTCCGCTCTGAATCACGGCATCTTGCATGCAACCGGAGACTATGTGGCCTGGCTCAGCTCAGATGACTTATTTTACCGAGACAAAATCAATAATCAGGTGCTGTTCATGGAACAAAACCACCTGTTAATCTCCTATACCAACTTCAATTATATTAACGGTCAATCTCAGTTGATTCAGATGAACGCAGCGCAATTGTTTCCTAGTTACCTCGATTATTTACGTTGTTTTTTACAGGGTAATCCTATTAATGGCTGTACGGTGATGTTCAAACGAGAGGTGTTTGGAGCGATTGGGCTTTTTAATGAATCACTTCCCTATACACATGACTATGATTTATGGTACCGCGCGATTCTGAACGGGTATGCACCTGTTATGCTGAATCAGTCACTCACCGCTTACCGTAATCATGAAGGGATGGGGACGCTTAAATATTACGATGTCATTATGGCAGAAGCAGCTGCAACTAACGCTCGTTACAAGGGTCCGCTCCAGCATTTGATCTCTTCTATGGGGGGGTAA
- a CDS encoding NAD-dependent epimerase/dehydratase family protein: protein MKGQKLLITGAAGFTGRHAVHLFSAGGAEVTAVVRPPSTAGVLASALFPEGVKVYHCDLSNRKAVAEMIKETTPEAVLHLAGNNSVPESWRNPLLFMETNVMATLYLLEAMRSLPTSRILVAGSRLKFKPGVVAGPPHPYSLSKTIEELVSLAWGTLFKQPVLLAEPCNLIGPGPSTGFCSLLAQHIVRSEVHAGEEIPPFKLSSRYALRDFLDVRDAVRAYDFILRKGTNGTIYRIDSGTQRQLGDIAEQLISHSIASVPMDWGPEQAALSIPENGVAGDRSTPSDASATPEENVSSLGWKPEIEFSQSLTDILDYCRANWEGRML, encoded by the coding sequence ATGAAAGGTCAAAAACTACTGATTACCGGGGCGGCCGGATTCACCGGTCGACATGCTGTTCATTTGTTCTCGGCAGGAGGCGCTGAGGTTACCGCTGTGGTGCGTCCGCCATCGACAGCGGGTGTCCTCGCTTCCGCTTTGTTTCCAGAAGGAGTGAAGGTTTATCACTGTGATTTAAGCAATCGGAAGGCCGTTGCTGAGATGATAAAGGAAACTACACCGGAGGCTGTCCTTCATTTGGCAGGAAACAACTCGGTGCCTGAGTCTTGGCGTAACCCTTTGCTCTTTATGGAGACGAATGTGATGGCTACGTTATATTTGCTAGAAGCCATGCGAAGTCTACCTACCAGTCGGATTCTTGTAGCAGGCTCGCGACTTAAATTCAAACCCGGTGTGGTGGCAGGACCACCACACCCATATAGCCTCAGCAAAACAATAGAAGAGCTGGTGTCCTTAGCTTGGGGGACGCTGTTTAAACAGCCCGTTCTGCTGGCTGAGCCCTGCAACCTGATCGGTCCCGGTCCTTCTACTGGCTTCTGCTCTTTATTGGCACAGCATATTGTTCGTAGTGAAGTCCATGCAGGCGAAGAAATACCTCCCTTCAAACTTTCTTCTCGCTATGCATTACGTGATTTTTTGGATGTACGCGATGCTGTAAGAGCTTATGACTTTATATTGCGCAAAGGTACTAATGGAACCATCTACCGAATTGATTCAGGAACGCAGCGGCAACTTGGCGATATTGCGGAGCAGCTAATAAGCCATTCCATTGCTTCGGTTCCGATGGATTGGGGACCAGAACAAGCTGCTCTCTCTATTCCGGAAAACGGAGTGGCGGGGGATCGATCAACACCTTCAGACGCCTCTGCAACACCGGAGGAAAATGTATCTTCACTGGGCTGGAAGCCAGAAATCGAGTTTAGTCAGTCCTTAACAGATATTTTGGACTATTGTCGTGCGAACTGGGAAGGACGGATGTTATGA
- a CDS encoding SDR family oxidoreductase — translation MKLLILGGNGMAGHMLADYFRRQGKHHVFHTTRDKSDLGGLYVDANDIAGVEKLVDIVSPHCIINAMGVLNQFAERDKIGAYHVNGFLPHHLWRMAEAVHARLIHISTDCVFEGTRGGYTEQDAPDGTSVYAISKSLGEVQKPGHLTIRTSIIGPEIRPDGIGLMDWFLAQRGQVSGYRRVMWNGVTTLQLAKAVDTLLDSTVSGLIHLAHPKPVSKYELLQHIQATFHKEDVEIIPEDEHVQDRTLVNTRTDVNLPLPSYPLMLQELADWMKQSEMSP, via the coding sequence ATGAAGCTGCTTATCCTTGGTGGAAACGGTATGGCGGGGCATATGCTGGCGGATTATTTTCGCCGCCAGGGCAAGCATCACGTCTTCCATACAACCCGGGATAAGAGTGATCTTGGCGGGCTGTATGTAGATGCAAACGATATAGCCGGAGTAGAGAAGCTGGTCGATATCGTCTCCCCCCATTGCATCATTAATGCGATGGGGGTACTCAATCAATTCGCAGAACGTGACAAAATAGGGGCTTACCACGTGAATGGCTTTCTTCCGCACCACTTGTGGCGAATGGCGGAAGCTGTTCATGCAAGACTTATCCATATCAGTACCGACTGCGTGTTTGAAGGAACACGCGGAGGGTACACCGAGCAGGATGCTCCTGATGGAACCTCTGTCTATGCGATTTCAAAAAGTCTTGGTGAGGTGCAAAAACCTGGACATCTTACGATCCGCACTTCGATTATTGGTCCGGAAATCCGCCCAGACGGTATTGGTCTGATGGATTGGTTCCTGGCACAGCGTGGTCAAGTATCAGGATACCGCCGGGTGATGTGGAATGGAGTCACTACACTCCAATTAGCTAAAGCAGTGGATACGCTGCTGGATTCCACGGTATCGGGGCTGATTCACTTAGCACATCCGAAGCCGGTAAGTAAGTATGAGCTGCTTCAACACATTCAGGCTACCTTTCATAAAGAGGATGTAGAAATCATCCCTGAAGATGAACATGTTCAAGATCGAACATTAGTGAATACAAGAACGGATGTTAATTTGCCGTTGCCTTCGTACCCCTTGATGCTGCAAGAACTGGCTGACTGGATGAAGCAGTCAGAGATGTCCCCATGA
- a CDS encoding polysaccharide biosynthesis protein, translated as MFNNKRIVVTGGTGSWGHELIRQLLPQNPKEIIVFSRSESAQVAMSREFEDQRLSFIIGDIRDKDALIAACRGVDYIFHLAALKHVPVCEDQPYEALKTNVVGTQNVIEAAIVNGVEKAIYISTDKAANPSNFYGMTKAIGEKLFVYANLIGSNTRFVTVRGGNVLGTNGSVVHLFMKQIKDKGQVRITDMKMTRFFFTLRDAITLLFKASEVSLGGEIFVMTMPTCRIIDLAEVLIEASGEPNVSIIETGIRPGEKIHEILMSDFESLTTVVYDEQYLVILPTLNMPELKAHYSAYPHVSFNSFSSETNLMDQEEIKSILIRGGFLQ; from the coding sequence ATGTTCAATAATAAACGGATTGTGGTCACAGGCGGCACCGGTTCCTGGGGGCATGAGCTGATTAGGCAACTTCTGCCGCAAAATCCTAAGGAAATCATCGTCTTCTCCCGCAGTGAATCCGCTCAGGTGGCGATGAGTCGGGAGTTCGAGGATCAACGTCTCAGCTTTATCATTGGTGATATCCGTGACAAGGATGCGCTGATCGCCGCTTGCCGTGGCGTTGATTATATCTTCCATTTGGCGGCGCTCAAACATGTTCCGGTCTGTGAAGATCAGCCCTATGAAGCGCTCAAAACCAATGTTGTAGGCACTCAGAATGTGATCGAAGCAGCCATTGTGAATGGCGTTGAGAAGGCCATTTACATCTCTACGGATAAGGCTGCGAACCCGTCGAACTTCTATGGAATGACCAAAGCGATTGGGGAAAAATTGTTCGTCTATGCCAATCTAATTGGCTCAAACACCCGTTTTGTAACCGTACGTGGAGGGAATGTGCTCGGAACGAACGGCAGCGTAGTGCATTTGTTCATGAAGCAGATCAAGGACAAGGGACAGGTACGCATTACCGATATGAAAATGACCCGTTTCTTTTTCACCCTACGCGATGCAATTACATTGTTATTTAAAGCTTCTGAGGTTAGCTTAGGTGGGGAAATCTTTGTCATGACGATGCCGACCTGCCGGATTATCGACCTGGCTGAGGTGTTAATTGAGGCCTCTGGAGAGCCGAATGTAAGTATTATCGAGACCGGAATTCGTCCGGGGGAGAAAATACACGAGATTCTAATGAGCGATTTCGAAAGCTTAACAACCGTTGTCTACGATGAACAGTATCTAGTGATACTCCCTACGCTGAACATGCCAGAGTTAAAGGCACATTATAGCGCTTATCCTCATGTCTCTTTTAATAGCTTTAGCTCTGAGACGAATCTAATGGATCAGGAAGAGATCAAGAGCATCCTGATTCGGGGAGGGTTCCTGCAATGA
- the wecB gene encoding UDP-N-acetylglucosamine 2-epimerase (non-hydrolyzing) produces MKIMTILGTRPEIIRLSVIIPLLDEHAERHILVHTGQNFTASLSGIFFSELGLRAPDYVLQDKQAGLGGQLAAMFGGLESILQKEQPDRVLLLGDTNSALCAILAERMGIPVVHMEAGNRCYDLKVPEEKNRRVIDAVSTINMPYTQQSKRHLISEGFPSRRIVLTGNPIHEVMTHFEPKIQASSILEQLNLTSGQYFLVTAHRAENVDDPESLVQIMSGLNAVAEHFGIRLICSIHPRTRSKLTEQLSLPMNPLVEFHEPFGFFDFVYLEQHALCAITDSGTVQEECCLMKVPTVTIRRTTERPETVDCGSNVVSGVDQKSILRSVKLMTALRRDWEAPEGYLTPDVSVKVVKFLLGGNLHVQ; encoded by the coding sequence ATGAAGATCATGACGATTTTAGGCACGAGGCCTGAAATCATCCGCCTCAGTGTAATCATTCCGCTTCTCGACGAACATGCTGAGCGGCATATCCTGGTGCATACAGGCCAGAACTTTACCGCCAGTCTCAGCGGTATTTTCTTTTCTGAGCTGGGACTGCGGGCGCCGGATTATGTGCTGCAAGATAAGCAAGCAGGACTCGGCGGCCAGCTTGCCGCCATGTTCGGAGGGCTAGAAAGCATTTTACAGAAAGAACAGCCAGACCGTGTCTTGCTTCTGGGGGATACGAATAGCGCATTATGCGCGATTTTGGCCGAACGGATGGGTATTCCGGTAGTGCATATGGAAGCGGGAAACCGCTGCTATGACCTAAAAGTGCCCGAAGAGAAAAACCGCCGTGTCATAGATGCCGTTTCGACCATTAATATGCCATATACACAGCAGAGCAAAAGACATCTAATCAGCGAAGGCTTCCCAAGCAGACGTATTGTGTTAACAGGAAATCCGATTCATGAGGTCATGACTCATTTTGAACCAAAAATCCAGGCTAGCAGTATTCTGGAGCAGCTGAATCTTACCTCAGGGCAGTATTTCCTTGTAACAGCACATCGTGCAGAAAATGTAGATGATCCAGAGTCCCTTGTACAAATTATGTCAGGTCTTAACGCAGTGGCTGAGCATTTTGGAATTCGTTTAATATGCAGCATTCATCCTCGCACTCGCTCCAAACTAACCGAGCAACTTTCTCTTCCAATGAACCCTCTCGTTGAATTTCATGAGCCCTTCGGATTTTTTGATTTTGTTTATTTGGAACAGCATGCCTTGTGTGCCATCACCGACAGTGGGACCGTACAGGAGGAATGCTGCTTGATGAAAGTGCCAACCGTTACGATTCGCAGAACAACGGAGCGTCCAGAAACGGTAGATTGCGGAAGTAACGTGGTGTCAGGTGTGGACCAGAAAAGTATTCTGCGCAGCGTCAAGCTGATGACAGCGCTCCGTCGGGATTGGGAGGCTCCGGAAGGTTACTTGACTCCGGATGTTTCGGTAAAGGTAGTTAAATTTTTGCTTGGAGGGAACCTGCATGTTCAATAA
- a CDS encoding glycosyltransferase family 4 protein gives MADKATIVLFSHVSNTRSITGAEKLLLFFAQELSPYFNCILVAPQDGKLTTQARSCGISVQFLSIPLLYGMYTPYAGLEADARKFQESREYQELTDWLTSLRPAFIITSTCVHALPAMAAKSLGIPVVWKISETITDNEYTSISVGLIHRNSDEILAISQTAAACFPEEVRAEKVIQLPPSWNDKEMMIEAWSKLRGERRRELRIKPQEQLVGYISSFINKEKGLEHFVKMAVLVYAVHPSTKFVVIGSAGDKSYYDRCVRKVKLEGLYTRFKFVGYAECLPSAYCAMDVLVVPSLIREGFGMTALEGLAFGKPVVAYDSGGLREILHAAGCGENLVPASDISALAERVNVMLAQPGLAITIGAQARERVDAVYGPAAYRSRLQGLAEMWSLRYCSAPPVREADSVVEPLAVLPELPVASPALPRSKGLPSRVARKRRGKARARKRSGRPLVLRRAARKRRKGSARRRSTAGGKHRRARRGGRRRAA, from the coding sequence ATGGCTGATAAAGCTACAATCGTCCTCTTTTCACATGTATCCAATACACGCAGTATTACCGGAGCGGAGAAGCTGTTATTGTTTTTCGCTCAGGAGCTTTCTCCGTACTTTAATTGTATTCTCGTGGCACCTCAGGACGGCAAGCTGACTACTCAGGCCCGAAGCTGCGGAATAAGTGTACAGTTTCTCTCGATTCCTCTTTTATATGGAATGTACACTCCTTATGCAGGGCTCGAGGCAGATGCTCGTAAATTCCAGGAAAGCAGGGAGTATCAGGAATTAACAGACTGGCTGACCTCTCTGCGTCCGGCGTTTATTATTACAAGTACCTGTGTGCATGCTTTGCCAGCAATGGCTGCTAAGTCACTGGGCATTCCGGTGGTTTGGAAAATATCAGAGACGATAACAGACAATGAATATACATCCATTAGTGTCGGGCTGATTCATCGGAATAGTGATGAGATTCTGGCTATTTCACAGACGGCAGCAGCGTGCTTTCCAGAGGAAGTGAGAGCGGAGAAAGTGATTCAGCTTCCCCCTTCTTGGAATGACAAAGAGATGATGATTGAGGCTTGGAGCAAGCTTCGGGGCGAACGACGGCGAGAGCTAAGGATTAAACCGCAGGAGCAGCTGGTCGGTTATATTTCTTCCTTTATAAATAAGGAAAAAGGATTGGAACATTTTGTGAAAATGGCTGTGCTTGTGTACGCGGTTCACCCTAGTACGAAATTTGTTGTCATAGGCTCAGCTGGTGACAAAAGCTACTATGATCGCTGTGTCCGCAAGGTAAAGCTTGAGGGACTGTATACTCGCTTTAAATTTGTTGGTTATGCTGAATGCCTTCCTTCTGCTTATTGCGCTATGGATGTGCTGGTTGTTCCCAGTCTGATCCGCGAAGGCTTCGGAATGACCGCTTTGGAAGGATTGGCTTTCGGAAAGCCCGTGGTCGCTTACGACTCCGGGGGCTTGCGGGAAATCCTGCACGCAGCAGGCTGCGGCGAAAATCTCGTGCCAGCGTCGGACATTTCCGCGCTGGCCGAAAGAGTCAACGTCATGCTGGCGCAGCCGGGACTGGCGATAACCATAGGCGCCCAAGCGCGGGAGCGGGTTGACGCTGTTTATGGTCCAGCGGCTTATCGAAGCCGCCTGCAGGGTCTTGCGGAGATGTGGAGCCTCCGCTATTGCAGCGCACCACCGGTGCGCGAGGCTGACAGCGTGGTGGAACCACTCGCTGTCCTGCCTGAATTGCCCGTAGCGTCGCCGGCTTTGCCGCGAAGCAAGGGCCTGCCGAGCCGCGTCGCCCGTAAGCGGCGCGGCAAAGCCCGGGCGCGCAAGCGAAGCGGGCGCCCATTGGTTTTGCGCCGCGCTGCTCGCAAGCGGCGCAAGGGCTCTGCCCGGCGGCGGAGCACCGCCGGGGGCAAGCACCGCCGAGCCCGCCGGGGTGGGCGGCGGCGCGCGGCGTAA